The sequence below is a genomic window from Capsicum annuum cultivar UCD-10X-F1 unplaced genomic scaffold, UCD10Xv1.1 ctg21750, whole genome shotgun sequence.
gcagaaaaagatGTTGACAAAGAACACGTGAACTTATTTGTTTCATAACCTCAActtgcatttttatttattttttgattataacTACTTGAACTTAAAGCAACAAAACTTGGGTTGTCAATTTCTAAAAGCCTAGGCTGTACCTCCTAAACAACTTTCTTACTTTAAGAGGCCCTTATCACTGTCCAGGAGATTCTAGCGTTGATGTTGCACGGGATAGCTTCAACAACTTAGTTAATGCTAGATATGTGGAACGCTGTCCTGCCCCTGAACCATTTCTTAAACCACCTTCTGAAGAAAAAACTGCTGCAAAGAAACGAGGTGCTAAATCTGCCAAGGTACAAGTCTATAATATGATGACACCTTTTGTCAATTTTCTTTCCTCTCGAGATGATACTTCACTTTTAACAAGAAGAATAGTGCTATTGATATGTTATTTGGGGTGAGGAAGGTGGAGTAGAGCATTAGCATCCTTGTTTTATAAAATACTCCTAATTACTACTATATAAAAGAGTGAGCCCTTGGACGACCAAGGGCAGAAAAGTCTTTCAACTCATACACCAAGGGGCAAAATGGTAATTACCATACTATATCATAAGCGGTGCTCAATCCAATTCTAGAAGCCTCCATTTCTGTATCCATCTTTTTCACCTATTTCACACTGGTAACACGATTCCAGAAGCCTCCATTAGTTCTCTTCATCTTCTTAGCAAGGTCTTCCAATTCAGGTAAGCTTTATCTCTTAAATTTTGCTTTAATCTTTCTCCCAATTCTTTATCACAAATAGTCATTGCAGTAGCCACTTTCTTGAATCCATTCCTCATCCATATCTCACTTATCTCTCAGATCTTTTCaggatttttcaattttgatttggGTTCTAACTCTCATCAAAAGATAAATACCTTCAACAAGTTTGTAATGTTACTATACATTAATGTTGCAGGTGCAAACTTTCCCTGTGGAAGATAAAATATCACTTCCTGGCCATCGTCACTCATTTTACTTGCTCGTGTGCTCAAACTGCAATCACTATGTACgcaccaaaacaaaaaaaaaatggtttAGTGCTTCAACTATAAGCTACACCGAGTATTAGTTCCCAGGTAACTACTACTGTTATTGCATCATAGTCCTTTAAGGTTATCCCCTCATCATTTTTAACATTATTAACTGCTGAATCCAATAACTTGACGCAGAATTTCACTGCAAGTATATCTATGGTTTCCATGTTGCTGCATATATGCATGTGAGATAGAAGTACTTAAATTGATTGTTAGTGTAGAACTATGGGTTTCAGTGTTCATTTTGCTTCTTGTTACTCAATTCATCTCTAATAATTCCTGGCATTCATTTGCAGGCATTGATGGAAGACGAACCTGAGAAATATCAGTCACACTTCAGCGTGTATCTCAAATCGGGTCTTGAGCCAGACAGTATTGAGGAGATGTACAAAAAGGTTCATGTTGCCATACGTGCATACCCAAGCCCAAAGAAGTCTGGAAAACAGCCTCCTAAGCAGCACAAGAGGTCTGAGATTTTCGCCTTTAGTTTAATTCATCAATCATTAGCTTCCTG
It includes:
- the LOC124890661 gene encoding 60S ribosomal protein L5-like (The sequence of the model RefSeq protein was modified relative to this genomic sequence to represent the inferred CDS: added 91 bases not found in genome assembly), giving the protein MHALMEDEPEKYQSHFSVYLKSGLEPDSIEEMYKKVHVAIRAYPSPKKSGKQPPKQHKRCLIVNAQEIDHNMKNASAIVEFINSICTYI